Below is a genomic region from Spirochaetota bacterium.
ATGCGCCGGGAATATTTCACAGTACGGCAATGTCGGGGCTTCTGTCCGCACTGCTCTCGGCGATAGCGGAATCATCGCATGGTAAGCCGACTGATGACACGCAGGTGCTCCGCATCATGCATTACATCACGATGAATTTTAAACGCGCCTTGACCACCGCTTCGATAGCCGAACACTTTTCTTTGAGCCCGTCGGGGCTTTCGCACCTTATCAAGCGCAGCACCGATCTCACGGTAAAGACCATCCTGGTGCGGCGGCGCATCATCGAGGCGAAAAAGCTTCTTTCATCGACCGACCTCAAGCCGTATCAAGTCGCCGCTGAGTGCGGCTTTAACGATGCCTCGCATTTTTTCCATTGTTTCCGCGAGGACACGCATTGTACGCCGGAGGAGTTCAGACAGCGGGTTGTCAATCCGCCCCACTGAAATGACAACGATCTTTCTTGATTGCTGTACGTCGCGTATGCATAGTATAACCGCATCAATTGCTGCGTTCCGATGCTCTATCGGGCGCGCGGATGCGGAGTACAGCAATGTGGTTCAAAAAAAATTATCGCCGTGTGTTCCTCGATATGCACATCGATGACTGGAACGAAGAATTCCTGTCGAAACTTGATCCGAAAGCCGTCGTCGATACGATAAAGACATGCGGTGCGCAGCAGATCGTCGTCAAGGCGAAGCCGCATACCGGTCTCTGCTACTGGCCGGCGAGCGTCGGGCGCATGCATACGGGACTCAAAGGCCGCGACTATGTCGGCGAGATGATAGAACTTTGCCATGCCAACGGCATCGCGGCGATGGTGTAATACTCGCACATATTAGACAACTGTGCGTACGAACACCATCCCGCCTGGCGATGCGTATGTTCCGACGGCATGACATCGATGCAGGAGCCTGTCGATAGAACCAAGTGGGCTCGCGGACGCTACGGCATAGTATGTCCGAACAATAATGAATACCGCGCTTACGTGAAAGCGAATCTTACGGAGCTCAATGAGCGATACCGATTTGAAGGGATGTTCCTCGATATGCCGTTCTGGCCCGAGGTGTGCTACTGCGCGTCCTGCCGGGAACGATATTTCAAAGAGGCCGGTAAAGACATGCCGACCATCGTCGATTGGGGCGATGCGGCGTGGCTTTCCTTTCAGCGGTGCCGCGAGGCATGGCTTGGCGAATTCGCCGCGTTCTCGACACAATGCGTGAAGGCGGTAAGCCCGGCAGTTACCATCGAGCATAATTTTTCTATCGCATTTGCGCCGTGGATATTCGCCACCACCGATATGACAGCCGAGGCAAGCGATTACGCCGGCGGCGATCTCTACGGCGGCTATCTCGAACAGACGTTCGCCTGCAAATACTATCGGAACGTTTCTCGTGATCTCCCGTTCGCGTTCATCACCTCGCGCTGCGATCCGAACCTGAAATATCATACCTCGACGAAAACGGACGAGGAACTTATCCTCCACACGATGACCGCGCTCGTCCATGACGGCGCATTCTCGGTATGCGACGGGATGAACCCCGACGGCACGATCAACCCCGAATTCTATACCGGCACAATGAAACGCGTATTCGATACGACACGCGAGTTCGAGAAATACGTCGGCGGCGAACGCGAAAGCAATGTGTCGGTCTGGTTCTCATCATGTTCAAAATTCGACACTGCCGATAACGGCAAACGCGTTGATCTGAATTGCGGCAGGAGTTACATCGACGGCCCCATGAAAATGGCGGGCATCCTCCGCGAGAATACTATACCGTTCGATGTTATCGCTTCGAAGGACCTCGCCGCAGTCACCGATGACGTGCTTGTCATATCCGATGTCGCATCGATATGCGATGAGGAGATGGATGCGATAGAGCGATATGTGATGGGCGGCGGGAATCTCTATGTGAGCGGCCATATCGGGCACGCGCGTCTTGCCGAACTGATGGAAATAGAGCAGATAGGAATGACAGAGCATGATTTTACCTACATGAGCCCGACGGGAAATGGGATATCATCATTCGATGGTTTCAGCAGCACGGATCCGCTCGGCGTGGACGGGAAGCAGCACATCGTTTCGGTCAAAGGAGATTGCGATATAGTGGCGACGATCACGCTGCCGTACACGATGACGGGCACGCGGCAGTTCGCATCCATACATTCAAATCCGCCGGGCATACGTACCGATCATCCCGCCATGATACTGAAACACATCG
It encodes:
- a CDS encoding AraC family transcriptional regulator gives rise to the protein MKRDMLSSNADVRNTGVPIQIRHYQRGAHPEHAHDYLELMIVLAPNGSQRVNGRTYRFARGQVFCLGYADKHEIVVDPRRHCDFYNINFHPEAVFSSPKGGYESLGLLRPFFLPEQVPTMILSGGQLRTVISLCEIMLRRDDAPGIFHSTAMSGLLSALLSAIAESSHGKPTDDTQVLRIMHYITMNFKRALTTASIAEHFSLSPSGLSHLIKRSTDLTVKTILVRRRIIEAKKLLSSTDLKPYQVAAECGFNDASHFFHCFREDTHCTPEEFRQRVVNPPH
- a CDS encoding alpha-L-fucosidase, which produces MWFKKNYRRVFLDMHIDDWNEEFLSKLDPKAVVDTIKTCGAQQIVVKAKPHTGLCYWPASVGRMHTGLKGRDYVGEMIELCHANGIAAMV